One stretch of Schistocerca nitens isolate TAMUIC-IGC-003100 chromosome 11, iqSchNite1.1, whole genome shotgun sequence DNA includes these proteins:
- the LOC126213055 gene encoding uncharacterized protein LOC126213055 isoform X3 yields the protein MSQVYENIFRDALKDFRVSEDGLISGYCNSLEEVETLLDQLKTVGFSYCVRSSRFKEPSSDVMKSKTKHFFKQMQGHVPIPFFGCAFAVESVWSRHCVLGPKYYKSKESSVPEHLEDHVTPRKRLRIMDTRKSNCPATLNMKCIRVYPDYSMHSATEHRDTKAKVLASLQKDLALPCPPKSYLHYYLTASPASAHTHATESVEASGYMHPSLVKEIKNLVLSGMTSLKVIKLALDRFVEINFTGTHIPGQMNTTFYPTEKTIYSHIYRTLYGTNKVLFDETRLQNQVTKTRAIT from the exons ATGTCTCAGGTGTATGAAAACATCTTTCGTGACGCTCTGAAAGATTTCAGAGTTTCAGAGGATGGCCTGATTTCAGGCTATTGTAATTCGTTGGAGgag GTGGAAACACTTCTCGATCAGCTGAAAACTGTGGGGTTTTCATACTGCGTGAGAAGTAGTCGTTTTAAAGAGCCATCTTCAGATGTtatgaaaa gtaaaacaaagcatttcttcaagcaaatgcagggacatgtccctatccccttttttggttgtgcatttgcagtggagagtgtgtggtcgaggcactgtgttttggggccaaaatactataaaagtaaagagtctagtgtacctgagcacttg gaagaccatgtgactcctcgtaagagactgaggatcatggatactagaaaatccaactgcccagcaactttaaatatgaagtgtataagggtgtatcctgattacagtatgcactcagcaactgaacacagggataccaaggcaaaa gttcttgcaagtctacagaaagatttggcattgccatgcccgcctaagagctatctacattattatttgactgcttccccagcaagtgcacacacacatgctactgaaagtgttgaagcaagtgggtacatgcatccttcacttgtaaaggaaatcaaaaacttagtactcagtggcatgacatctctcaaagtcattaagttggctctagacagatttgttgaaatcaatttcactgggacacacataccaggtcaaatgaatactaccttttaccccacagagaaaactatttacagtcacatttatcggaccctttatggtacaaataaagtattgtttgacgagactagacTGCAGAATCAGGTTACAAAGACTcgagcaatcacatga
- the LOC126213055 gene encoding uncharacterized protein LOC126213055 isoform X4: protein MSQVYENIFRDALKDFRVSEDGLISGYCNSLEEVETLLDQLKTVGFSYCVRSSRFKEPSSDVMKSKTKHFFKQMQGHVPIPFFGCAFAVESVWSRHCVLGPKYYKSKESSVPEHLEDHVTPRKRLRIMDTRKSNCPATLNMKCIRVYPDYSMHSATEHRDTKAKVLASLQKDLALPCPPKSYLHYYLTASPASAHTHATESVEAN from the exons ATGTCTCAGGTGTATGAAAACATCTTTCGTGACGCTCTGAAAGATTTCAGAGTTTCAGAGGATGGCCTGATTTCAGGCTATTGTAATTCGTTGGAGgag GTGGAAACACTTCTCGATCAGCTGAAAACTGTGGGGTTTTCATACTGCGTGAGAAGTAGTCGTTTTAAAGAGCCATCTTCAGATGTtatgaaaa gtaaaacaaagcatttcttcaagcaaatgcagggacatgtccctatccccttttttggttgtgcatttgcagtggagagtgtgtggtcgaggcactgtgttttggggccaaaatactataaaagtaaagagtctagtgtacctgagcacttg gaagaccatgtgactcctcgtaagagactgaggatcatggatactagaaaatccaactgcccagcaactttaaatatgaagtgtataagggtgtatcctgattacagtatgcactcagcaactgaacacagggataccaaggcaaaa gttcttgcaagtctacagaaagatttggcattgccatgcccgcctaagagctatctacattattatttgactgcttccccagcaagtgcacacacacatgctactgaaagtgttgaagcaa